The Hydrogenophaga crocea genome contains a region encoding:
- a CDS encoding ArsR/SmtB family transcription factor — MADIIASDAQVEKGRVFELAAELFGVLSTPMRLRILSALCDQEKSVSQLLKEIDTTQPNLSQHLNLLYRSGVLAKRKDGTQVFYRVQSEKAVMLCRTVCTQIAIEMDEPGAVPASERLSPRVAP; from the coding sequence ATGGCCGACATCATCGCCAGCGATGCCCAGGTGGAGAAGGGGCGGGTCTTCGAGCTCGCCGCCGAGCTGTTCGGCGTGCTGTCCACGCCCATGCGCCTGCGCATCCTGAGCGCCCTGTGCGACCAGGAGAAGTCGGTCTCCCAACTGCTCAAGGAGATCGATACCACCCAGCCCAATCTGTCGCAGCACCTGAACCTGCTGTACCGCTCGGGCGTGCTGGCCAAGCGCAAGGACGGCACCCAGGTGTTCTACCGCGTGCAGAGCGAGAAGGCCGTGATGCTGTGCCGCACGGTCTGCACCCAGATCGCCATTGAAATGGACGAGCCCGGCGCGGTGCCGGCGTCCGAGCGGCTGTCGCCGCGCGTGGCGCCCTGA
- a CDS encoding BON domain-containing protein, producing MKTDSQLKIDIEQELAWDRAIDAGQIGVAVRRGIATVSGTLDTFAQKFAVERAVRRVAGVRGIALDLEVCLPPDHARSDREIAEAALNALQWHSLVPDGRVRVEVQDGLVRLVGDVDWDHQRVSAEHAVRTLRGVRGVANGLLIKPRANPREILLEISSALERHADREARRISIDVDGGVVTLRGTVDSLADRRAAVGTAYAAKGVLSVVDQIEVAF from the coding sequence ATGAAGACCGATTCTCAGTTGAAGATCGACATCGAGCAGGAGTTGGCCTGGGACCGGGCCATCGACGCGGGCCAGATCGGCGTGGCCGTGCGCCGCGGCATCGCCACGGTCAGCGGCACGCTGGACACGTTTGCGCAGAAGTTTGCGGTCGAACGCGCCGTGCGCCGTGTGGCCGGCGTGCGGGGCATCGCGCTGGATCTTGAGGTTTGCCTGCCACCGGACCATGCGCGCTCGGACCGTGAAATCGCGGAAGCGGCGCTGAACGCCTTGCAGTGGCATTCGCTCGTGCCCGACGGGCGCGTGCGTGTCGAGGTTCAGGACGGTCTTGTCCGCCTCGTGGGTGACGTGGACTGGGACCACCAGCGCGTGAGCGCTGAACACGCCGTGCGCACCCTGCGGGGCGTGCGCGGCGTGGCCAACGGCCTCTTGATCAAGCCGCGCGCAAACCCGAGGGAGATCCTGCTGGAAATCAGTTCGGCCCTGGAGCGCCACGCCGACCGGGAGGCGCGCCGCATATCGATCGACGTGGATGGCGGCGTGGTCACGCTGCGCGGCACGGTGGATTCACTGGCCGATCGCCGGGCCGCCGTGGGCACCGCCTACGCAGCCAAGGGCGTGTTGAGTGTGGTCGATCAGATCGAGGTTGCCTTCTAG
- a CDS encoding C40 family peptidase — translation MKSWLVLSLLAGSALAHAAPGNSWEDMDTLLKEKALITRIGEQVQQASNTATEQASSLVISALAFLGVPYKYGGNTHETGFDCSGFVRAVYEQSVGKLLPRRSDEQAAATQPIDRGELQPGDLVFFNTMRRAFSHVGIYVGDGKFVHSPRAGAQVRVEDMSGSYWSKRFNGARRVPLNPQQGQP, via the coding sequence ATGAAATCGTGGCTCGTCCTCTCCCTGCTCGCCGGCTCGGCCCTGGCCCATGCCGCCCCGGGCAACAGCTGGGAGGACATGGACACGCTGCTCAAGGAAAAAGCGCTCATCACGCGCATTGGCGAGCAGGTGCAACAGGCGAGCAACACCGCCACCGAGCAGGCGTCCAGCCTGGTCATCAGTGCGCTCGCTTTTCTGGGCGTGCCCTACAAGTACGGCGGCAACACCCACGAAACCGGATTCGACTGCAGCGGCTTCGTGCGCGCGGTGTACGAACAGTCGGTGGGCAAGCTGCTGCCGCGTCGCTCCGACGAGCAGGCCGCTGCCACCCAGCCCATCGACCGCGGCGAACTCCAGCCCGGCGACCTGGTGTTCTTCAACACCATGCGGCGTGCCTTCAGCCATGTGGGCATCTACGTGGGCGACGGAAAGTTCGTGCATTCGCCGCGCGCCGGTGCCCAGGTGCGGGTGGAAGACATGAGCGGCAGCTACTGGAGCAAGCGCTTCAACGGCGCACGCCGGGTGCCGCTGAACCCGCAACAGGGCCAGCCCTGA
- a CDS encoding propionate--CoA ligase — MSYADFHRRSLEDRDAFWTEQAKLIDWQQPFTRVCNHDNPPFTRWFEGGKTNLCHNAVDRHLKDRAQQNALIFVSTETDQERVYSYAELHAEVQRMAAVLKAQGVKRGDRVLIYMPMIPEATFAMLACARIGAIHSVVFGGFASHSLASRIDDAAPVAIVSADAGSRGGKVVAYKPLLDEAISLAANKPASVVLVNRGLAPMSLVPGRDHDYAALRAQQLDTVVPCEWMDATDISYTIYTSGTTGKPKGVQRDVGGYAVALASSVKQIFMGQPGETFFCTSDIGWVVGHSYIVYGPLIGGMATILYEGLPIRPDGGIWWKLVEKYKVSVMFSAPTAVRVLKKQDPAYLKQYDLSSLKALFLAGEPLDEPTARWIADGLGVPIIDNYWQTESGWPILTIANGVEKKASKFGSPGVPMAGYSVKLLHENTGEELTEPNQKGVVVIEGPTPPGFMQTVWRDDARFVNTYWKSIPGRLVYSTFDWGIRDEDGYYYILGRTDDVINVAGHRLGTREIEESISSHPNVAEVAVVGVADALKGQVAMAFAVAKDASGLVDEAARLKLEGEIMKLVDAQLGAVARPARVRFVSLLPKTRSGKLLRRAIQAVCEGRDPGDLTTMDDPGALQQIRDLVA, encoded by the coding sequence ATGTCGTACGCCGATTTCCACCGCCGCTCCCTCGAAGACCGCGACGCCTTCTGGACCGAGCAGGCGAAGCTGATCGACTGGCAGCAGCCCTTCACGCGCGTGTGCAACCACGACAACCCGCCGTTCACGCGCTGGTTCGAGGGCGGCAAGACCAACCTGTGCCACAACGCGGTCGACCGGCACCTGAAGGACCGCGCGCAGCAGAACGCGCTGATCTTCGTGTCCACCGAGACCGATCAGGAGCGCGTGTACAGCTACGCCGAGTTGCACGCCGAGGTGCAGCGCATGGCCGCGGTGCTCAAGGCGCAGGGGGTCAAGCGCGGCGATCGCGTGCTGATCTACATGCCCATGATCCCCGAGGCCACGTTCGCCATGCTGGCCTGCGCGCGCATCGGCGCCATCCACTCGGTGGTGTTCGGCGGCTTCGCGAGCCATTCGCTGGCCAGCCGCATCGACGACGCCGCACCCGTGGCGATCGTGAGCGCCGACGCGGGCTCACGCGGCGGCAAGGTGGTGGCCTACAAGCCGCTGCTCGACGAGGCCATTTCGCTGGCCGCCAACAAGCCGGCTTCGGTGGTGCTGGTGAACCGCGGCTTGGCGCCCATGAGCCTGGTGCCCGGACGCGACCACGACTACGCCGCGCTGCGTGCGCAGCAGCTCGATACCGTGGTGCCCTGCGAATGGATGGACGCCACCGACATCAGCTACACCATCTACACCAGCGGCACCACCGGCAAGCCCAAGGGCGTGCAGCGCGACGTGGGCGGCTACGCGGTGGCCCTGGCCTCGAGCGTGAAGCAGATCTTCATGGGCCAGCCGGGCGAAACCTTCTTCTGCACCAGCGACATCGGCTGGGTCGTGGGCCACAGCTACATCGTCTACGGTCCGCTGATCGGCGGCATGGCGACCATCCTCTACGAAGGCCTGCCCATCCGGCCCGATGGCGGCATCTGGTGGAAGCTGGTCGAGAAGTACAAGGTGTCGGTGATGTTCAGCGCGCCCACCGCGGTGCGCGTGCTCAAGAAGCAGGACCCGGCCTACCTCAAGCAGTACGACCTCTCGAGCCTGAAGGCGCTGTTCCTGGCCGGCGAGCCGCTCGACGAGCCAACCGCGCGCTGGATCGCCGACGGCCTGGGTGTGCCCATCATCGACAACTACTGGCAGACCGAATCGGGCTGGCCCATCCTCACCATTGCCAATGGCGTGGAGAAGAAGGCCAGCAAGTTCGGCAGCCCCGGCGTGCCCATGGCCGGCTACAGCGTGAAGCTGCTGCACGAGAACACGGGCGAGGAACTGACCGAGCCCAACCAGAAGGGCGTGGTGGTGATCGAGGGTCCCACGCCGCCGGGCTTCATGCAGACCGTGTGGCGCGACGACGCGCGTTTCGTCAACACCTACTGGAAGAGCATCCCCGGCCGGCTGGTGTATTCCACCTTCGACTGGGGCATTCGCGACGAAGACGGCTACTACTATATCCTCGGCCGCACCGACGACGTGATCAACGTGGCCGGCCACCGGCTGGGCACGCGCGAGATCGAAGAAAGCATTTCGAGCCATCCCAACGTGGCCGAGGTGGCGGTGGTGGGTGTGGCCGATGCGCTCAAGGGCCAGGTGGCCATGGCCTTCGCGGTGGCCAAGGACGCCTCGGGCCTGGTCGACGAGGCGGCGCGGCTCAAGCTGGAAGGCGAGATCATGAAGCTCGTGGACGCCCAGCTCGGCGCGGTCGCGCGCCCGGCGCGCGTGCGCTTCGTGAGCCTGCTGCCCAAGACGCGCAGCGGCAAGCTGCTGCGCCGTGCGATCCAGGCCGTGTGCGAAGGCCGCGATCCGGGCGACCTCACCACCATGGACGACCCGGGCGCGCTGCAGCAGATCCGCGACCTCGTGGCCTGA
- a CDS encoding TetR/AcrR family transcriptional regulator, whose translation MPSAQEQAEAQRQLELRQQRQLAMSDTRRAHVLDAARRVFAARGVEGASIREIAREAGYTAGALYSYFDSKEAICAALVAESLDRLQAEVQAARAPKGQPAKALVAKAQAWFGFYAQNPRDLDLGFLLVNGLSPELDRALNERLLQALSPCEQAFEDMGLSPDAAARENAALFAQGMGLLLLQHTGRIRLFGQAAPALFAQYVDRLVERFDPAIASGAVKQRDLFAE comes from the coding sequence TTGCCCAGTGCACAAGAGCAGGCTGAGGCCCAGCGCCAGCTCGAACTGCGGCAGCAGCGGCAACTCGCCATGTCGGACACGCGGCGCGCCCATGTGCTCGACGCGGCCCGGCGCGTGTTCGCCGCGCGCGGCGTGGAGGGCGCGAGCATCCGCGAGATCGCGCGCGAAGCCGGCTACACCGCGGGCGCGCTCTACAGCTATTTCGACAGCAAGGAGGCGATCTGCGCCGCCCTGGTGGCCGAGTCGCTCGACCGCCTGCAGGCCGAGGTGCAGGCGGCGCGCGCGCCCAAGGGCCAGCCGGCCAAGGCGCTGGTGGCCAAGGCACAGGCCTGGTTCGGTTTCTACGCCCAGAATCCGCGCGACCTCGACCTCGGCTTCCTGCTGGTCAACGGTCTGTCGCCCGAGCTCGATCGCGCGCTCAACGAGCGCCTGCTGCAGGCGCTGAGCCCCTGCGAGCAGGCTTTCGAGGACATGGGCCTATCGCCCGATGCCGCGGCGCGCGAGAACGCCGCGTTGTTCGCCCAGGGCATGGGGCTGCTGCTGTTGCAGCACACCGGCCGCATCCGGCTGTTCGGCCAGGCCGCGCCGGCATTGTTCGCGCAATACGTCGACCGGCTCGTGGAGCGCTTCGACCCCGCCATCGCCAGCGGCGCCGTGAAGCAGCGCGACCTGTTCGCCGAGTGA
- a CDS encoding 2-oxoglutarate dehydrogenase E1 component, protein MSDSSNAGNVYVAYQGNSYLFGGNAPYVEEMYENYLANPTSVPDNWREYFDALQNVPAVDGSNAKDVPHLPVINAFAERAKQGGTTVVVASGADSELARKRTAVQQLIAAYRNVGARWADLDPLKRAERPNIPELEPSFYGFTDADHEMVFNTSNTFFGRESMSLRELLNALRETYCGSIGAEYNYITDQNQKRWWQEKLEATRTRPSYNAEKKKHILERLTAAEGLERFLHTKYVGQKRFSLEGGESFIAAMDELIQQAGQAGIQEIVIGMAHRGRLNVLVNTLGKMPKDLFAEFDHTAPEDLPAGDVKYHQGFSSDVATPGGPVHLSLAFNPSHLEIVNPVVEGSVRARMDRRGDPEGKQVLPVLVHGDAAFAGQGVVMETLALAETRGYSTGGTVHLVINNQIGFTTSDPRDSRSTLYCSDVVKMIESPVLHVNGDDPEAVVFATQLALEFRLAFQKDVVVDIVCFRKLGHNEQDTPSLTQPLMYKKIAAHPGTRKLYADKLAAQGLGETLGDDMVKTYRAALDEGRHTVDPVLTNFKSKFAVDWSPYLGKKWSDSADTAIPLTEWKRLAERITTIPDSVAPHQLVKKVYADRAAMGRGEIPVDWGMGEHMAFASLVASGFPVRLSGEDCGRGTFTHRHAVIHDQNREKYDEGTYIPLQNVADNQAPFVVIDSILSEEAVLGFEYGYASNDPNTLVIWEAQFGDFVNGAQVVIDQFIASGEVKWGRVNGLTMMLPHGYEGQGPEHSSARLERFMQLAADTNMQVVQPTTASQIFHVLRRQMIRPLRKPLVLFTPKSLLRNKDATSPLSEFTKGGFQTVIPENNADVVKKADKVKRVIACSGKVYYDLVKKREEKGQDDVAIIRVEQLYPFPHKAFGAELKRFPNATDIVWCQDEPQNQGAWFFVQHYIHENMLDGQKLGYAGRAASASPAVGYAHLHQEQQKQLIEAAFAKLKGFILTK, encoded by the coding sequence ATGAGCGATTCTTCGAACGCCGGCAACGTCTACGTTGCTTACCAGGGCAACTCGTATCTCTTCGGCGGCAACGCGCCGTACGTGGAAGAGATGTACGAGAACTACCTCGCCAACCCCACCAGCGTCCCGGACAACTGGCGCGAGTACTTCGACGCGCTGCAGAACGTGCCCGCGGTCGACGGCAGCAACGCCAAAGACGTGCCGCACCTGCCGGTGATCAACGCCTTCGCCGAGCGCGCGAAGCAGGGTGGCACCACCGTGGTCGTGGCCTCCGGCGCCGATTCCGAACTGGCCCGCAAGCGCACCGCCGTTCAACAGCTCATTGCCGCTTACCGCAACGTCGGCGCCCGCTGGGCCGACCTCGATCCGCTCAAGCGCGCCGAGCGCCCCAACATCCCCGAGCTCGAACCCTCGTTCTACGGCTTCACCGACGCCGACCACGAGATGGTGTTCAACACGAGCAACACCTTCTTCGGCCGCGAGTCGATGTCGCTGCGCGAGCTGCTCAACGCGCTGCGCGAAACCTACTGCGGCTCCATCGGTGCCGAGTACAACTACATCACCGACCAGAACCAGAAGCGCTGGTGGCAGGAAAAGCTCGAAGCCACGCGCACCCGCCCGTCCTACAACGCCGAGAAGAAGAAGCACATCCTCGAGCGCCTCACGGCCGCCGAGGGCCTCGAGCGCTTCCTGCACACCAAGTACGTGGGCCAGAAGCGTTTCTCGCTCGAAGGCGGTGAAAGCTTCATCGCCGCGATGGACGAGCTGATCCAGCAGGCCGGTCAGGCCGGCATCCAGGAAATCGTCATCGGCATGGCCCACCGCGGCCGCCTCAACGTGCTCGTCAACACCCTGGGCAAGATGCCCAAGGACCTGTTCGCCGAGTTCGACCACACCGCCCCCGAAGACCTGCCCGCGGGTGACGTGAAGTACCACCAAGGCTTCAGCTCCGACGTCGCCACCCCCGGCGGCCCGGTGCACCTGTCGCTGGCCTTCAACCCCTCGCACCTGGAGATCGTGAACCCGGTGGTCGAGGGCTCGGTGCGCGCGCGCATGGACCGCCGCGGCGACCCCGAAGGCAAGCAGGTGCTGCCGGTGCTGGTGCACGGTGACGCCGCCTTCGCCGGCCAGGGCGTGGTGATGGAGACCCTGGCGCTGGCCGAAACCCGTGGTTATTCCACCGGCGGCACGGTGCACCTGGTCATCAACAACCAGATCGGCTTCACCACCTCCGACCCGCGCGACAGCCGCTCCACGCTGTACTGCTCGGACGTGGTCAAGATGATCGAATCGCCCGTGCTGCACGTGAACGGCGACGACCCCGAGGCCGTGGTCTTCGCGACCCAGCTCGCGCTCGAATTCCGCCTGGCCTTCCAGAAGGACGTGGTGGTCGACATCGTCTGCTTCCGCAAGCTGGGCCACAACGAGCAGGACACGCCCTCGCTCACCCAGCCGCTCATGTACAAGAAGATCGCGGCCCACCCCGGCACGCGCAAGCTGTACGCCGACAAGCTCGCGGCCCAGGGCCTGGGCGAGACGCTGGGCGACGACATGGTCAAGACCTACCGCGCCGCGCTCGACGAGGGCCGCCACACGGTCGACCCGGTGCTCACCAACTTCAAGAGCAAGTTCGCCGTCGACTGGAGCCCCTACCTGGGCAAGAAGTGGAGCGACAGCGCCGACACCGCGATTCCGCTGACCGAGTGGAAGCGCCTGGCCGAGCGCATCACCACCATCCCCGACAGCGTCGCGCCGCACCAGCTCGTGAAGAAGGTGTACGCCGACCGCGCGGCCATGGGCCGCGGCGAGATCCCGGTGGACTGGGGCATGGGCGAGCACATGGCCTTCGCCTCGCTGGTGGCCAGCGGCTTCCCGGTGCGCCTGTCGGGCGAAGACTGCGGCCGTGGCACGTTCACGCACCGCCACGCCGTCATCCACGACCAGAACCGCGAGAAGTACGACGAGGGCACCTACATCCCGCTGCAGAACGTGGCCGACAACCAGGCCCCGTTCGTGGTGATCGACTCCATCCTGTCGGAAGAGGCGGTGCTGGGCTTCGAGTACGGCTACGCCTCGAACGACCCGAACACGCTCGTGATCTGGGAAGCCCAGTTCGGCGACTTCGTCAACGGCGCCCAGGTCGTGATCGACCAGTTCATCGCCTCGGGCGAGGTCAAGTGGGGCCGCGTCAACGGCCTCACCATGATGCTGCCGCACGGCTACGAAGGCCAGGGTCCCGAGCACAGCTCGGCCCGTCTCGAGCGCTTCATGCAGCTCGCGGCCGACACCAACATGCAGGTCGTGCAGCCCACCACGGCCAGCCAGATCTTCCACGTGCTGCGCCGCCAGATGATCCGCCCGCTGCGCAAGCCGCTGGTGCTGTTCACGCCCAAGAGCCTGCTGCGCAACAAGGACGCGACCTCGCCGCTGTCGGAATTCACCAAGGGTGGCTTCCAGACCGTGATCCCCGAGAACAACGCCGACGTGGTGAAGAAGGCCGACAAGGTCAAGCGCGTGATCGCCTGCTCGGGCAAGGTCTACTACGACCTGGTCAAGAAGCGCGAAGAGAAGGGCCAGGACGACGTGGCCATCATCCGCGTCGAACAGCTCTACCCGTTCCCGCACAAGGCCTTCGGCGCCGAGCTCAAGCGCTTCCCGAACGCCACCGACATCGTGTGGTGCCAGGACGAGCCGCAGAACCAGGGTGCCTGGTTCTTCGTGCAGCACTACATCCACGAAAACATGCTCGATGGCCAGAAGCTCGGTTACGCCGGGCGCGCCGCCTCGGCCTCGCCCGCGGTGGGTTATGCCCACCTGCACCAGGAGCAGCAGAAGCAGCTGATCGAAGCCGCCTTCGCCAAGCTCAAGGGCTTCATCCTCACCAAATAA
- a CDS encoding isochorismatase family protein → MLLDADESQLVLVDYQARLMPALHEGPLVLANALRLAQMAEALDVPVWGTEQNPDKLGQNPPELRALCRKTLPKMHFSAVADGLADWLRPPARPQGGNARSLPKHLQKAAPQPREAERPSIVIAGCEAHVCLLQTALELLEQEFEVWVVTDACGSRSERNRDAAFDRLAGAGAELVTTEMVAFEWLRTAEHPDFKAVQALIK, encoded by the coding sequence ATGCTGCTCGACGCCGATGAATCCCAACTGGTGCTGGTGGACTACCAGGCCCGCCTGATGCCCGCTCTCCACGAAGGTCCGCTGGTGCTGGCCAACGCGCTGCGTCTGGCGCAGATGGCCGAGGCGCTCGACGTGCCCGTCTGGGGCACGGAGCAGAACCCCGACAAACTCGGCCAGAACCCGCCCGAGCTGCGCGCCCTGTGCCGCAAGACCCTGCCCAAGATGCATTTCAGTGCCGTGGCCGACGGCCTGGCCGACTGGCTTCGTCCGCCGGCACGGCCCCAGGGCGGCAACGCACGCAGCCTGCCCAAACACCTGCAGAAGGCCGCGCCGCAGCCGCGTGAGGCCGAGCGCCCGAGCATCGTGATCGCGGGCTGTGAAGCCCACGTGTGCCTGCTGCAGACGGCGCTCGAGTTGCTCGAACAGGAGTTCGAGGTGTGGGTGGTGACCGATGCCTGCGGCTCGCGCAGCGAGCGCAACCGCGACGCCGCCTTCGACCGCCTGGCCGGCGCGGGCGCCGAACTCGTGACCACCGAAATGGTGGCCTTCGAATGGCTGCGCACGGCCGAGCACCCCGACTTCAAGGCGGTGCAGGCGCTGATCAAGTAG